A window from Rhizosphaericola mali encodes these proteins:
- a CDS encoding type I restriction endonuclease subunit R, whose protein sequence is MKYTESQLEQAFISLLQIEGYDYINGNKLERKSNQEVLIREDLQNFLLNRYSNLEEIELTTIINELAFQSASNLYDSNKYICKLLADGFIFKRNNPNKKDLHIRYIDIENEHNNSFQIVNQLEIQGSELRIPDLILYINGIPIVVFEFKTAIEEEVTIHDAFKQLTIRYRRDIPELMKYNVFCIISDGINNKSGTIFSPYEFFYGWNKITGDEKKALTGIETTTSIVHGMLNKARLVDLIHHFVLFPDTSKNEKKILTRYPQYYAANKLFQNILAHRKPEGDGKGGTYFGATGCGKSFTMLYLSRLLMRSTKFSSPTIIIISDRTDLDDQLSRDFTNAKDFIGDENIINITSREDLRNRLKGLESGGVYLTTVQKFAEDDDILSDRNNIICISDEAHRSQVNLDLKVKIDENGVKKSYGFAKYLHDSLPNATYVGFTGTPIDKTLDVFGDVIDQYTMFESVNDEITVRLVYEGRAAKVNLDNAKVAEIESYYENAVEEGASEYHVEASQKAIAKMEVVLGDSDRIKAIAHDFIKHYESRLEENATVAGKVMIVCASRGIAYKLFQEIINLRPEWNEIKIAENLTEKEQKEVLPIEYIKMVMTRNKDDEQSLWNLLGSKEERKELDRQFKQIKSNFKIAIVVDMWLTGFDVPFLDTIYIDKPLQTHNLIQTISRVNRKYEGKDKGLVVDYIGIKKNLNHALGMFNGTTADDDFEDLDKAVIIVKDQVELLRQFFHQFDTTEYFEGNPVEQLKCLNRASELVLETEQSEKFFVDVTKKLKSAYNLVSGSNLFSEKYVDEIHFYFAIKSIVVKLTKGEAPDTAQMNEKVSKMVEEAIISEGVEEIFKLDDNKANAIDLFNDKFIERISNLELPNTKVKILERLLKQTISDFKKVNKIKGIEFAERLQSIINRYNERSERDILDYDGIQADTSEQILDLILKLRQEMASFEDLGIDYEEKAFYDILDMICKQYGFEFDKDKMLELAREIKAIVDNTAKYPDWSERDDIKAQLKMDIIVKLHQFGYPPITQDDVYKNVLEQAENFKKHK, encoded by the coding sequence ATGAAATATACAGAATCACAACTAGAACAAGCATTCATAAGCCTTTTGCAAATAGAAGGTTACGATTATATTAATGGCAATAAATTAGAAAGAAAATCTAATCAAGAAGTTTTAATCAGAGAAGATTTACAAAATTTTCTACTGAATCGGTATTCCAATTTGGAAGAAATTGAATTAACAACCATCATCAACGAATTGGCTTTTCAATCCGCTTCTAATCTGTATGATTCAAATAAATATATATGTAAACTATTAGCTGATGGATTTATTTTTAAACGCAATAATCCCAATAAAAAGGATTTGCACATTCGCTACATCGATATTGAAAATGAGCATAACAACTCATTTCAGATCGTCAATCAATTAGAGATCCAAGGATCGGAATTGCGTATTCCAGATTTGATTTTGTACATCAATGGAATCCCAATAGTAGTTTTTGAATTTAAAACGGCCATTGAAGAGGAAGTCACCATTCATGATGCATTTAAGCAACTCACGATTCGATATAGAAGAGATATTCCAGAATTGATGAAGTACAACGTATTTTGTATTATCAGCGATGGTATCAACAATAAATCAGGAACTATATTTTCTCCTTATGAATTTTTCTATGGTTGGAACAAAATTACTGGTGACGAAAAGAAAGCACTCACAGGAATAGAAACCACTACGTCCATCGTTCATGGAATGTTGAATAAGGCTCGTTTAGTAGATCTTATTCATCATTTTGTATTGTTTCCAGACACATCCAAAAATGAAAAGAAAATCCTTACTCGATATCCTCAATATTATGCTGCCAATAAATTATTTCAGAACATTCTAGCACATAGAAAACCCGAAGGAGACGGAAAAGGTGGTACTTATTTTGGCGCGACTGGCTGCGGTAAAAGCTTCACAATGTTATATTTATCGAGATTGTTGATGCGCTCTACAAAATTTTCAAGTCCAACAATTATCATCATTTCCGATAGAACAGATTTAGATGATCAATTATCCAGAGATTTTACCAATGCGAAGGATTTTATTGGGGATGAAAATATCATCAATATTACTTCACGAGAAGATTTACGCAATAGATTAAAAGGCTTAGAAAGTGGTGGTGTGTATTTAACTACCGTTCAAAAGTTTGCGGAAGACGACGATATTTTATCTGATAGAAACAACATTATTTGCATTTCAGATGAAGCCCACCGTAGCCAAGTTAATCTGGATTTAAAAGTAAAAATTGATGAAAATGGTGTGAAGAAATCTTATGGTTTTGCCAAATATTTACACGACTCTTTACCCAATGCAACGTATGTAGGCTTTACAGGAACGCCAATTGATAAAACGTTGGACGTATTTGGCGATGTAATCGATCAATATACCATGTTTGAATCGGTCAACGATGAAATTACGGTGAGATTGGTGTACGAAGGTAGAGCGGCAAAAGTTAACTTGGATAATGCGAAGGTAGCAGAAATTGAAAGCTATTACGAAAATGCAGTAGAGGAAGGGGCAAGTGAATATCATGTGGAAGCCAGCCAAAAAGCTATTGCGAAAATGGAAGTGGTTTTAGGCGATAGCGACAGAATAAAAGCCATTGCTCACGATTTTATCAAACATTACGAAAGCCGTTTAGAAGAGAATGCAACCGTTGCGGGAAAAGTGATGATTGTGTGTGCCTCCAGAGGAATTGCGTATAAATTATTTCAGGAAATAATAAACTTACGTCCTGAATGGAACGAAATAAAAATTGCAGAAAATCTTACCGAAAAAGAACAAAAGGAAGTTTTACCAATTGAGTATATCAAAATGGTAATGACCAGAAATAAAGATGATGAACAAAGTTTGTGGAATCTTTTAGGTAGTAAGGAGGAACGAAAAGAATTGGATCGTCAATTCAAACAAATTAAATCCAATTTCAAAATTGCGATTGTAGTCGATATGTGGCTAACCGGTTTTGATGTGCCATTTTTGGATACGATATATATTGATAAACCTTTGCAAACGCATAATTTAATTCAAACAATTTCTAGAGTGAATCGAAAATATGAAGGGAAAGATAAAGGTTTGGTGGTGGATTATATTGGCATCAAAAAGAACTTGAATCATGCCTTAGGAATGTTCAACGGAACAACTGCTGACGATGACTTTGAAGATTTAGATAAAGCTGTTATAATTGTAAAAGACCAAGTAGAATTACTTCGACAATTTTTCCATCAATTTGACACGACCGAATATTTTGAAGGAAATCCTGTTGAGCAATTGAAATGTTTGAACCGAGCTTCGGAGTTGGTTTTGGAAACGGAGCAATCGGAAAAATTCTTTGTAGATGTTACAAAAAAATTGAAATCTGCTTATAACTTGGTAAGTGGTTCTAATTTGTTTTCGGAAAAATATGTAGATGAAATTCATTTTTATTTTGCGATCAAATCTATCGTGGTAAAATTGACCAAAGGTGAAGCTCCTGATACTGCTCAAATGAATGAAAAAGTGAGCAAAATGGTAGAGGAAGCCATCATTTCTGAAGGTGTGGAAGAAATTTTTAAATTGGATGATAACAAAGCCAATGCGATAGATTTATTCAACGATAAATTCATTGAGAGAATTAGCAATTTAGAATTGCCAAATACCAAGGTAAAAATCCTAGAACGACTACTGAAACAAACCATTTCAGATTTTAAGAAAGTAAATAAAATTAAAGGAATAGAGTTTGCCGAACGTTTACAAAGTATCATTAATCGATACAATGAGCGAAGTGAAAGAGATATTTTGGATTATGACGGAATACAAGCCGATACCTCTGAACAAATTTTGGATTTGATTCTAAAGTTAAGACAAGAAATGGCTTCGTTTGAAGATTTGGGAATTGACTATGAAGAAAAAGCATTTTACGACATTTTGGATATGATCTGTAAACAATATGGATTTGAATTCGATAAAGATAAAATGCTGGAATTGGCTCGTGAGATAAAAGCTATCGTAGACAACACTGCTAAATATCCTGATTGGAGCGAACGTGACGACATCAAAGCCCAATTAAAAATGGATATTATCGTCAAGTTGCACCAATTTGGTTATCCGCCAATTACACAGGATGATGTTTACAAAAATGTATTGGAGCAGGCAGAAAACTTCAAAAAACATAAATAG
- a CDS encoding Fic family protein — protein MSNYQIPTLPLDFDLETKKVFKKTVAANKALAELNGVSETIPNEEIILNTLSLQEAKDSSAIENIITTHDELFSSDSIAKQFTSFAAKEVYNYSSSLKFGFELVRKIGLLTSNNIIEIHAVLEETRTGFRKVPGTSLKNDQTGEVIYTPPQSFKEISEHMNNLENFINDSELSDLDPLVKLAIIHHQFESIHPFYDGNGRTGRIINILYMIKEELLHLPILYLSRFINQNKAEYYRLLQYTRDSNEWEDWILFILEAIEKTSVQTISIIKGIKSLMQTYKEKIRSELPRIYSQDLINNLFKHPYTKIDFLVQDLSVSRQTASRYLDQLVELNLVHRQKIGKENFYINIALYQFLNEATQLHKLNDE, from the coding sequence ATGAGTAATTATCAAATACCCACGTTACCGTTAGATTTTGATTTGGAAACAAAAAAAGTTTTCAAAAAAACTGTTGCGGCAAACAAAGCACTAGCTGAATTAAACGGTGTATCGGAAACTATTCCTAATGAAGAGATTATCTTAAATACACTTTCTTTACAAGAAGCAAAAGACAGTTCAGCTATTGAGAATATTATCACTACGCATGATGAGCTTTTTAGTAGCGATTCCATCGCAAAACAGTTTACAAGTTTTGCAGCGAAAGAGGTATATAACTATTCTAGCTCTTTAAAATTTGGGTTTGAATTGGTAAGAAAAATAGGATTGTTAACTTCTAACAACATCATTGAAATTCATGCTGTTTTAGAAGAAACCAGAACAGGATTTAGAAAAGTTCCTGGAACTTCTCTTAAAAATGATCAGACAGGAGAAGTAATTTATACTCCACCTCAAAGTTTCAAAGAGATTAGTGAACATATGAATAATTTAGAAAACTTTATTAATGATTCTGAGCTGTCTGATCTTGATCCTTTGGTAAAGTTAGCTATTATTCATCATCAGTTTGAAAGTATTCATCCTTTTTACGATGGAAATGGAAGAACAGGGAGAATCATTAATATTTTATATATGATTAAAGAAGAATTACTCCATCTTCCTATTCTATATTTAAGCCGATTTATTAATCAAAATAAAGCTGAATATTACAGGCTTTTGCAATATACTCGAGACTCCAACGAGTGGGAGGATTGGATTCTTTTTATACTAGAGGCTATAGAAAAAACTTCTGTACAAACGATTTCTATAATTAAAGGCATTAAAAGTTTAATGCAAACTTATAAAGAGAAGATTCGCTCAGAATTGCCTAGAATTTATTCCCAAGATTTAATTAATAATTTATTTAAACATCCGTATACTAAAATTGATTTTTTAGTACAAGATTTAAGTGTTTCGAGACAAACAGCATCTCGCTATCTAGATCAGTTAGTGGAATTGAATTTGGTTCATCGTCAAAAAATTGGGAAAGAGAATTTTTATATTAACATAGCACTTTATCAATTTTTAAATGAAGCTACTCAATTGCATAAGTTGAATGACGAATAA
- a CDS encoding DUF6088 family protein — MSKNQIETKILKSSRGKLFFADDFSKYGSPENIRQVLSRLEKEAVLVRLAHGIYLKPKIDPLLGIINPNIEEVAKEIAKRDKARIAATGVLALYLLGLSTQIPLKAVYLTDGSQREIKIGNRSIKFKKTAARSFAIKDDLLHLIVQALKEKGQKENNDDFLIQLKPSILKLDPSVIKSQLRYTPVWIQKEVNEIKKNE, encoded by the coding sequence ATGTCTAAAAACCAAATAGAAACAAAGATTTTAAAATCATCTCGTGGCAAACTATTTTTTGCAGATGATTTTTCAAAATATGGTTCGCCTGAAAATATTCGTCAGGTACTCTCACGTTTAGAGAAAGAGGCTGTTTTGGTACGTTTAGCACATGGTATTTACTTAAAACCTAAAATAGATCCTTTGCTGGGAATCATCAATCCCAATATAGAAGAAGTTGCAAAAGAAATTGCAAAACGGGACAAAGCACGCATTGCAGCTACAGGGGTTCTTGCTTTGTATTTATTAGGCCTTAGTACACAAATTCCACTTAAAGCGGTTTACCTTACGGATGGTTCTCAACGAGAAATCAAAATTGGAAATAGGAGCATCAAATTCAAGAAAACGGCTGCTAGGAGTTTTGCCATTAAGGATGACTTATTGCATTTAATTGTACAAGCACTCAAAGAAAAAGGGCAAAAAGAAAACAACGATGATTTTTTAATCCAATTAAAACCATCCATATTGAAGTTAGACCCTTCTGTTATAAAGTCACAACTTCGCTATACACCCGTTTGGATACAGAAAGAAGTAAATGAAATAAAAAAAAATGAGTAA
- a CDS encoding Fic family protein, which translates to MKDTENQHTEYKQKVTPELEKEVVAFLNSKEGGVIYIGIDKHGTIVGLTDADQEQLLIKDRLKNNIVPSCLGLFDLALEQKDGKEIIKLIVAGGYEKPYYVKKYGLSEKGAFIRIGSAAEPMTARQIESLFSKRVHNAIGTIQSPKQDLKFQQLHIYYQSVDKTLNQQFARNLELLTEDGKYNYVAYLMNDINAVSIKVARYKGLDRIDLIESNEYGYECLVKATKQVLDKLQLENRTSTKITAKERQETRLWNAIALREAVINAFVHNDYTREIAPKFEIFADRIEITSYGSLPSGLSQEEFFEGFSVPRNKELMRIFKDLDLVEQLGSGVPRILQAYSKENFQFSENFLRLTLPASEEIAPQDTPQDTPQDTPQDTPQVEALLKVIDGQHSRQELQDLLKLADRENFRLNYLQPAINAGYIALTLPDKPTSRNQRYYLTQKGKNRIK; encoded by the coding sequence ATGAAAGACACCGAAAACCAACATACAGAATACAAACAAAAGGTAACGCCAGAATTGGAGAAGGAAGTGGTGGCATTTCTTAATTCCAAGGAAGGTGGCGTGATTTATATTGGCATAGACAAGCATGGAACAATCGTTGGCTTAACCGATGCCGACCAAGAACAATTATTGATAAAAGATCGATTGAAAAACAATATAGTTCCTTCTTGTTTAGGTTTGTTTGATTTGGCATTGGAGCAAAAAGACGGTAAAGAAATTATCAAACTCATAGTAGCAGGAGGTTATGAAAAACCATATTATGTAAAGAAATATGGACTTTCGGAAAAAGGTGCTTTCATTCGCATAGGTAGTGCTGCAGAACCGATGACTGCAAGACAAATCGAAAGTCTCTTCAGTAAAAGAGTGCACAATGCTATTGGCACTATTCAGTCGCCCAAACAGGATTTGAAGTTTCAGCAGTTGCATATTTATTATCAGTCGGTAGATAAAACACTGAATCAGCAATTTGCAAGAAATCTTGAATTACTCACAGAAGATGGTAAGTACAATTATGTTGCTTATTTGATGAATGATATCAATGCTGTATCTATAAAAGTGGCGCGTTATAAGGGTTTGGATAGGATTGATTTAATAGAAAGTAACGAATATGGTTACGAATGTTTAGTAAAGGCGACCAAACAAGTATTGGATAAGCTCCAACTTGAAAATCGGACTTCTACTAAAATAACTGCCAAAGAACGACAAGAAACGCGTTTATGGAATGCCATAGCCCTTCGGGAAGCGGTGATTAATGCTTTTGTGCATAATGATTATACCAGAGAAATAGCACCCAAGTTTGAAATATTTGCCGATCGCATAGAAATTACCTCCTATGGTAGTTTACCTTCTGGCTTGTCGCAAGAGGAATTTTTCGAAGGTTTTTCTGTTCCGAGAAATAAGGAATTGATGCGTATTTTCAAGGATTTGGATTTGGTGGAGCAATTAGGTTCTGGTGTGCCAAGGATATTGCAAGCATATTCAAAAGAAAATTTTCAATTTTCTGAAAACTTTCTTCGATTGACTTTACCTGCAAGCGAAGAGATTGCCCCGCAAGATACCCCGCAAGATACCCCGCAAGATACCCCGCAAGATACCCCGCAAGTCGAAGCGTTATTGAAGGTAATAGACGGACAACATTCCAGACAAGAATTACAAGACTTGCTTAAGTTAGCCGATCGTGAAAATTTCAGATTAAATTATCTGCAACCAGCCATTAACGCAGGATACATAGCTTTGACCTTGCCCGATAAACCAACCAGCAGGAATCAACGCTATTATTTAACTCAGAAAGGGAAAAATAGGATTAAATAA
- a CDS encoding AAA family ATPase: MIKKININNLGLYQNFQWDVTVRDKGNNPAYFKKENIIYGRNYSGKTTLSRIIRALETKEISPKYINPEFQIVLDNNTIDQNNFRTNKLNVRCFNEDFIKENLRFIIDPDSEIKPFAILGENAEIEAQIEAIKGELGEKKEDLKTLKYKDLDDLITLVITKENEYSDLKRNLESQLTTKATGGTNSIKQQHAKFGDISYNITKLNRDIGIVLKGSFVPIDSSKEALNLQQIKEVQKTNVTKEIKFINVYTQVLAKITDLLNQSLLDGNKIAELLANSSLNEWVKKGYELHTENRNCDCKFCGNPIKTSRWEQLDDHFDDETKKLGDSLLSYKRQLETEIANVESYRLPSSDFFYISFHEELAACSLNFNVHITNYKTDLEFLVSKINERLSAIHTPVTVEDSISFSEESLTDVITSYNELRDKNNAYSNELIDKIKEAKEELRLLEVKRFVDTIQYSALQTNITAKESDYNTKKQERDDLVVFIKQKEKEIEDLSRQLNNEEEGARRVNEYLRNYFGHQNLELQAIEEEIDSYKKIRFNIVRNRNLAYHLSEGECSIISFCYFMAKLDDIHTAGQKPIIFIDDPISSLDSNHIFYIYSLINSELFIKERFQQIFLSTHNLDFLKYLKRLKFSKNQYEYFIINRYSDYSELALMPNYLKNYVTEFNFLFEQIYKCAKAEIINDDNHSLFYNFGNNARKFLEALLFYKYPSKIDNQTQNANSKRLLKYFGNDQQAATLTDRVNNELSHLEEIFDRGMSPIDIPELKRVAQFILDKIKDKDEEQYNALLQSIGKEEPVIQNSVVSSLN, encoded by the coding sequence ATGATTAAAAAAATAAATATAAATAATCTAGGTTTATATCAAAATTTCCAATGGGATGTTACTGTTAGAGATAAAGGAAACAATCCAGCTTATTTTAAAAAAGAAAATATAATCTATGGGAGGAATTATTCAGGCAAGACTACATTATCAAGAATAATCAGAGCCTTAGAGACTAAAGAGATTTCTCCCAAATATATTAATCCTGAATTTCAAATAGTTTTAGATAATAATACAATTGACCAAAATAATTTTCGGACAAACAAATTAAATGTGAGATGTTTTAATGAAGATTTTATTAAGGAAAATCTAAGATTTATTATAGATCCTGATTCTGAAATAAAACCATTCGCTATTTTAGGAGAAAATGCTGAAATTGAAGCTCAAATTGAGGCTATTAAAGGAGAATTGGGAGAAAAGAAAGAGGATTTAAAAACATTAAAATATAAAGATTTAGACGATTTAATAACTTTAGTTATAACTAAAGAAAATGAATACTCAGATCTTAAACGCAATTTAGAGTCTCAGCTAACTACTAAAGCAACAGGTGGAACAAATAGCATAAAGCAACAGCATGCAAAATTTGGGGATATTAGCTATAATATTACAAAGCTAAATCGTGATATTGGAATTGTCTTAAAAGGATCTTTTGTTCCAATCGATTCTTCTAAAGAAGCTTTAAATCTTCAACAAATAAAAGAAGTACAAAAAACGAATGTTACGAAAGAAATTAAATTTATAAATGTTTATACTCAAGTTTTAGCGAAAATTACAGATTTATTAAATCAATCATTATTAGATGGGAACAAAATTGCTGAATTATTAGCAAATAGTTCTCTAAACGAATGGGTAAAAAAGGGTTATGAACTTCATACAGAAAACAGAAATTGTGATTGTAAGTTTTGTGGTAATCCTATTAAAACATCTCGTTGGGAACAATTAGACGATCATTTTGATGATGAGACCAAAAAACTTGGGGATTCTCTTTTGTCTTATAAAAGACAACTTGAAACAGAAATAGCTAATGTAGAGTCATACAGGTTACCAAGTTCAGATTTTTTTTATATTAGCTTTCATGAAGAATTGGCGGCATGTTCTTTAAATTTCAATGTACATATTACTAATTATAAAACTGATTTAGAGTTTTTAGTGTCTAAAATTAATGAACGTTTATCAGCAATTCACACTCCTGTTACAGTTGAAGATTCAATCTCCTTTTCAGAAGAAAGTTTAACTGATGTGATTACAAGCTACAATGAACTTAGAGATAAAAATAATGCTTATTCAAATGAATTAATTGATAAAATTAAGGAAGCAAAAGAAGAATTGAGACTTTTAGAAGTTAAACGATTTGTAGATACAATTCAATACTCTGCTCTTCAAACAAATATTACTGCTAAGGAATCCGATTATAACACAAAAAAACAAGAAAGAGATGATTTAGTTGTATTTATCAAACAAAAGGAAAAAGAAATTGAAGACTTATCTCGTCAATTGAATAACGAAGAAGAGGGGGCAAGGAGAGTTAATGAGTATTTGCGAAATTATTTTGGACATCAAAATTTAGAATTACAAGCTATTGAAGAAGAAATTGATTCCTACAAAAAAATCAGATTTAATATTGTTAGAAATAGGAATCTTGCATATCATCTTAGTGAAGGGGAGTGTAGTATTATTTCATTTTGCTACTTTATGGCTAAGTTAGATGATATTCATACTGCAGGACAAAAACCCATTATTTTTATTGATGATCCTATTTCCAGTCTGGATTCGAATCATATTTTCTATATATACAGTTTAATAAATTCTGAGCTATTTATAAAAGAAAGGTTTCAACAGATTTTTCTTTCAACACATAATTTAGATTTTTTAAAATATCTAAAAAGATTGAAATTCTCGAAAAATCAATATGAGTATTTTATAATTAATAGATATAGCGATTATAGTGAATTAGCTCTAATGCCAAATTATTTAAAGAATTATGTTACTGAATTTAATTTCTTATTTGAACAAATTTACAAATGCGCTAAAGCTGAAATAATAAATGATGATAACCATTCTCTATTCTATAATTTCGGAAATAATGCTAGAAAATTTTTAGAAGCATTATTATTTTATAAATATCCATCAAAAATTGATAATCAAACTCAAAATGCTAATTCAAAGAGACTGTTAAAATATTTTGGAAACGATCAGCAAGCGGCAACATTAACAGACCGTGTAAATAATGAATTATCACATTTAGAAGAAATTTTTGACCGCGGAATGAGTCCAATTGATATACCTGAATTAAAAAGAGTTGCTCAATTTATCCTTGATAAAATAAAGGACAAAGATGAAGAACAATACAATGCTTTACTACAAAGTATTGGTAAAGAAGAACCTGTAATTCAAAATTCAGTTGTATCAAGTTTAAATTAA
- a CDS encoding restriction endonuclease subunit S yields the protein MSYKLLGEFIRKVDNKNKDLKILNLQGLSMSKEFRKSTSNIVGTDLSNYKIVKQGQFCCDFMSVIRVHKFPVVLNSLGEDVIISPAYVVFEIKDEKLLLPEYLMLWFRRSEFDRYADFRCDSSIRGGFQWEELCEVELPVPSIEEQQKIVDQYQWVANKIKVNEQICEKLEATAQALYKHWFVDFEFPNEEGKPYKSSGGKMIFNEELQKKIPNGWEVKSLGEICSKIGSGSTPSGGKESYCKDGISLIRSMNVHDLEFVFDDLAFINDGQARKLANVSVEKYDLLINITGVSVARCTIVPTEVIPARVNQHVMLIRPFSEQFANYYLLMNLTSVESKNILLGVSQSGSTREAITKSDIEKFKILMPIQSSLKSFQKNIEKSFEMINNARTQNQKLTHLQSLLLSRLARMEAVEN from the coding sequence ATGAGTTATAAATTATTGGGTGAATTTATACGTAAAGTAGATAATAAAAATAAAGATTTGAAAATACTCAATTTACAAGGATTGAGTATGTCAAAAGAATTTAGAAAGTCAACTTCTAATATTGTTGGAACGGATTTGTCAAATTATAAAATTGTAAAGCAAGGTCAGTTTTGTTGCGATTTTATGTCCGTTATACGAGTGCATAAATTTCCAGTTGTACTTAATAGTTTGGGTGAAGATGTTATTATATCGCCTGCTTACGTTGTTTTTGAAATTAAAGATGAGAAACTCCTTCTTCCAGAGTATTTAATGCTTTGGTTTAGAAGAAGTGAATTTGATCGTTATGCAGATTTCAGATGTGATAGTTCTATTCGAGGTGGTTTTCAGTGGGAAGAATTGTGCGAAGTGGAACTTCCTGTTCCCAGCATCGAAGAACAGCAAAAAATAGTTGATCAATACCAATGGGTGGCTAACAAAATAAAAGTCAACGAGCAAATTTGCGAAAAACTAGAAGCCACTGCTCAAGCTTTGTACAAACATTGGTTTGTAGATTTTGAGTTTCCAAACGAAGAGGGAAAACCTTACAAATCTTCTGGCGGAAAAATGATTTTTAACGAAGAGTTGCAAAAAAAAATTCCTAATGGTTGGGAGGTAAAAAGTTTGGGTGAAATTTGTTCAAAAATAGGGAGTGGTTCAACTCCTTCAGGAGGAAAAGAGAGTTATTGTAAAGATGGTATTTCATTAATACGGAGTATGAATGTACATGACTTAGAATTCGTTTTTGATGATTTAGCATTTATAAATGATGGACAAGCTAGAAAATTAGCGAATGTTTCTGTTGAAAAATATGATTTGTTAATTAATATTACTGGAGTTTCTGTAGCTCGGTGTACAATTGTTCCAACAGAAGTAATTCCAGCTAGAGTGAATCAACACGTAATGCTAATCCGTCCTTTTTCTGAACAATTTGCAAATTATTATTTGCTTATGAATTTGACAAGTGTTGAAAGTAAAAACATCTTGCTGGGGGTTAGTCAATCTGGCTCTACGAGAGAGGCAATAACAAAATCTGATATTGAAAAATTTAAAATATTAATGCCAATACAATCTAGTCTAAAATCATTTCAAAAGAATATTGAAAAATCTTTTGAAATGATAAATAATGCGAGAACACAAAACCAAAAACTCACACATCTGCAAAGTTTGTTGTTATCGAGATTGGCGAGGATGGAGGCAGTTGAGAACTAA